The proteins below come from a single uncultured Carboxylicivirga sp. genomic window:
- a CDS encoding site-specific integrase, with translation MSGLETIKINFFIKKTKLLKNGEAPIFVRIIINKERDEYGLKQSILPKQWNESKQFVKGNSEQAEKINQLIELHRTKIQSYFNFITMDNQPINPRILKEKMVGKKETRRTILKVFQEHNDNARKLIGIDFAPDTIQRYETCYMHTKDFIRWQYKREDMALEDLNHQFVRNYELYLKTERKCAHNTAIKYLKNFKKIVRIALANGWMKKDPFATIKFKLKPVDAVYLTKEELDTLINKDISMERLRQVRDVFVFCCFTGLAFSDVKSLKRQHITTDSNRITWIHKKRTKTDQMSTIFVIEAAKKLMAKYKNEPELIEKDAVLPVLSNQKMNAYLKEIGTICGIDKPISTHTARHTFATTVALENNMPLEVVSKTLGHSSTKMTQRYARTTEALISKNMEKIANLY, from the coding sequence ATGAGTGGACTTGAGACCATCAAAATCAACTTCTTTATCAAGAAGACAAAATTACTTAAAAACGGAGAAGCTCCAATCTTCGTTCGAATCATTATCAACAAGGAAAGAGACGAGTATGGCTTAAAGCAAAGTATTCTGCCTAAACAGTGGAATGAATCCAAACAATTCGTAAAAGGCAATTCTGAACAAGCTGAGAAAATCAATCAGCTCATTGAACTTCACAGAACAAAAATCCAATCATATTTTAATTTTATAACTATGGATAACCAACCTATTAATCCAAGAATTCTCAAAGAAAAGATGGTTGGTAAAAAAGAAACCAGACGTACTATTCTGAAAGTTTTCCAGGAACACAATGATAATGCAAGAAAACTTATTGGTATTGACTTCGCCCCTGATACTATTCAACGATACGAAACCTGCTATATGCACACCAAAGACTTTATACGTTGGCAATATAAACGTGAAGATATGGCCTTGGAAGATCTGAACCATCAATTCGTACGTAATTATGAGCTATATCTAAAAACCGAACGTAAATGCGCTCATAATACCGCCATTAAGTATTTGAAGAACTTTAAGAAGATCGTTAGAATTGCCTTGGCTAACGGCTGGATGAAAAAAGATCCTTTTGCAACCATCAAATTTAAATTAAAACCTGTTGATGCTGTTTACTTGACAAAAGAGGAACTGGATACCTTAATAAATAAGGATATTAGTATGGAGCGATTAAGACAAGTACGTGATGTTTTTGTTTTCTGCTGCTTTACAGGATTAGCTTTCTCTGATGTCAAATCCTTAAAAAGACAGCACATCACAACAGATAGTAACAGAATTACCTGGATTCATAAAAAACGTACTAAAACAGATCAGATGAGTACAATTTTCGTAATTGAAGCTGCTAAAAAACTAATGGCGAAATATAAAAACGAACCGGAACTCATTGAAAAGGATGCAGTCCTACCTGTTTTGAGCAATCAAAAAATGAATGCATATTTGAAAGAAATCGGAACTATATGCGGTATAGATAAACCTATATCAACACATACAGCCAGACATACCTTTGCGACTACAGTTGCTTTAGAAAACAATATGCCTCTTGAAGTTGTATCAAAGACTTTAGGTCATTCCAGCACAAAAATGACTCAGCGCTATGCCAGAACGACAGAGGCTTTGATTAGTAAGAATATGGAGAAGATAGCGAATTTGTATTAA
- a CDS encoding folylpolyglutamate synthase/dihydrofolate synthase family protein, whose translation MKSYKETLDYLFGQLPMYQRVGKAAYKADLYTTNELDKYFKHPHKNFKTIHVAGTNGKGSVSHCLASVLHQAGYKTGLYTSPHLIDFRERIKVNGEMISEQAVIDFVEDHQYIINKLEPSFFEMTVAMAFNYFDKEKVDIAVIEVGMGGRLDSTNIIFPEVSVITNIGLDHTAFLGDSLDKVAIEKAGIIKENVPVIIGQTQEDTTPVFVDIAKSKNAPIIFADQQLQAPYSTISIDEKQIFQISNNNEILFPDLKLDLLGNYQRKNIVTVLCTIETLQQKGILISKEDIYQGLELVVGNTGLLGRWQTLGYNPRIICDTGHNADGISYIVEQIKNTAYKALHFIIGMVDDKDHAKVLSQLPKDGIYYFTRAAIPRSMSAENLQIIAKNHQLEGNCYKTPYLALEKAKKIADPNDLIFIGGSTFIVADTLEKLK comes from the coding sequence ATGAAGAGTTATAAAGAGACATTGGATTATTTATTTGGTCAACTTCCGATGTATCAAAGAGTAGGTAAAGCTGCTTATAAAGCAGATCTTTACACCACCAATGAATTGGACAAATATTTTAAGCATCCACACAAAAATTTTAAAACAATACATGTTGCCGGAACAAATGGGAAAGGATCTGTTTCGCACTGCCTGGCTTCGGTTCTTCATCAAGCAGGTTACAAAACCGGGTTATATACATCACCACATCTTATCGATTTCAGAGAACGGATAAAAGTAAATGGTGAAATGATATCGGAACAGGCAGTAATAGATTTTGTCGAAGATCATCAATACATCATAAATAAATTAGAACCTTCGTTTTTTGAAATGACAGTGGCCATGGCTTTTAATTATTTCGATAAAGAAAAAGTTGATATTGCAGTAATTGAAGTTGGTATGGGAGGTCGATTAGATTCAACCAATATTATATTCCCAGAAGTTTCGGTTATTACCAATATTGGGTTGGATCACACTGCTTTTTTAGGAGACAGCCTTGACAAGGTTGCGATAGAAAAAGCCGGCATCATAAAAGAAAATGTTCCTGTAATTATTGGACAAACACAAGAAGACACCACACCAGTTTTTGTTGACATAGCAAAATCAAAGAATGCTCCTATAATTTTTGCTGACCAACAATTGCAAGCTCCATACTCAACAATTAGTATTGATGAGAAACAAATATTCCAGATCTCAAATAATAATGAAATACTCTTTCCTGATCTAAAATTGGACTTATTAGGCAACTATCAACGAAAGAATATTGTTACCGTTTTGTGTACCATTGAAACACTGCAACAAAAAGGAATTTTGATTTCGAAAGAAGACATTTACCAAGGTCTGGAACTTGTTGTTGGGAATACTGGCTTGTTGGGAAGATGGCAAACTCTTGGTTATAATCCCAGAATTATTTGCGATACTGGTCATAATGCTGATGGAATTAGTTACATAGTTGAACAAATTAAAAATACAGCTTATAAAGCTCTTCATTTTATCATTGGTATGGTCGATGATAAAGATCACGCAAAAGTATTATCTCAGCTTCCGAAAGATGGTATTTATTACTTTACTAGAGCAGCCATTCCCCGAAGTATGTCTGCAGAAAATCTTCAAATAATTGCAAAAAATCATCAACTCGAAGGTAATTGTTATAAAACACCATACCTTGCTTTAGAAAAAGCAAAAAAAATTGCAGATCCTAATGATTTGATATTCATTGGAGGAAGCACTTTTATTGTTGCTGACACGTTAGAAAAATTAAAATAA
- a CDS encoding PhoH family protein produces the protein MAKKIFILDTNVLLHDHKCIYNLEENDIIIPIVVLEELDKFKKGNDLINFQAREFAREMDKIAGEKLFKDGVSLGKGLGKLFVATGKPLPEEMKDSFSENTADHRILAIALHIKSKFPRRQSILITKDINLRLKAKSLGLISEDYENDKVKDIDILNNGVEIHEDFDKKLIEALYTHPGIPESEFPANEDLPPNQYFVLRNGNQSVLAFHDKTSGLIKRVEKNTAYGIEPRNAEQTFSLDALLNPDIKLVSLTGKAGTGKTLLALAAALQQFQMYNQILLARPIVPLANRDLGFLPGDVNEKIGPYMQPLFDNLGVIKSRFKPTSKEVNRVDEMVKNEQLVITPLAYIRGRSLSDAYFIIDEAQNLTPHEVKTIITRAGEGTKLIFTGDVQQIDSPYLDMQSNGLAYMTDKMRGQELFAHINLVKGERSYLAELASNLL, from the coding sequence ATGGCTAAAAAAATATTTATTCTCGACACCAATGTTCTTTTACACGACCACAAATGTATATACAACTTAGAGGAAAATGATATAATCATTCCAATAGTTGTTTTAGAAGAGTTAGATAAATTTAAAAAAGGTAACGATTTAATTAATTTTCAGGCTCGTGAGTTCGCTCGCGAAATGGATAAGATAGCCGGCGAAAAATTATTTAAGGATGGTGTTTCATTAGGTAAAGGATTAGGTAAGCTATTTGTTGCCACAGGAAAACCTCTTCCAGAAGAGATGAAAGATTCGTTTAGCGAAAATACGGCCGATCATCGGATTCTTGCAATTGCCCTTCATATTAAATCGAAGTTTCCTCGTCGTCAATCTATTTTAATAACCAAGGATATCAACTTGCGATTAAAAGCTAAATCATTAGGTTTGATATCTGAAGATTATGAAAATGATAAAGTTAAGGATATTGATATATTGAATAATGGGGTGGAGATTCATGAAGATTTTGATAAAAAACTGATTGAGGCCCTATATACTCATCCGGGTATTCCCGAAAGTGAATTTCCTGCAAATGAAGATCTGCCACCTAATCAATACTTTGTTCTTCGAAATGGGAACCAAAGTGTATTAGCATTTCATGATAAAACATCGGGATTGATCAAGCGAGTTGAAAAAAACACAGCATATGGTATTGAGCCCCGAAATGCCGAACAAACCTTTTCGTTGGATGCGCTCCTTAATCCCGATATTAAGTTGGTTTCATTAACAGGTAAAGCCGGAACCGGAAAAACTTTGTTGGCTTTAGCGGCAGCTTTGCAGCAATTTCAGATGTATAACCAGATATTGTTGGCACGTCCGATTGTGCCTTTAGCGAATCGTGATTTGGGTTTTTTACCTGGCGATGTAAATGAAAAAATTGGCCCTTATATGCAACCCTTGTTCGATAACCTTGGCGTGATAAAAAGTCGGTTTAAGCCTACCAGTAAAGAGGTGAATAGGGTTGACGAAATGGTGAAAAATGAACAGTTGGTAATTACGCCATTGGCTTATATAAGGGGGCGTAGTTTGTCGGATGCTTATTTTATTATTGATGAAGCGCAAAACTTAACTCCACACGAAGTAAAAACTATTATTACGAGAGCAGGAGAGGGTACAAAGCTTATTTTTACAGGTGACGTTCAACAAATTGATTCTCCTTATTTGGATATGCAATCCAATGGTTTAGCATATATGACTGACAAAATGCGCGGACAAGAGTTGTTTGCACATATTAATCTGGTTAAAGGCGAAAGAAGTTATTTAGCCGAATTAGCCTCAAACTTGTTGTAA
- the mtaB gene encoding tRNA (N(6)-L-threonylcarbamoyladenosine(37)-C(2))-methylthiotransferase MtaB produces MIDQSVFKNRKVAFHTFGCKLNFSETSTVAATMMEAGFSKVSFNEKADVYVFNTCSVTELADKKCKQVIRKAIKQNPEAFIVVTGCFAQLKPDDVAHIEGVDLVLGSDEKFDILQYMHDGNKHQTTEVFAGNIGKNKKFQPSFSFGDRTRCFLKVQDGCDYFCSYCTIPLARGRSRSDTVVNTVQQAKKAAESGAKEIILTGVNIGDFGKGNDETFFDLVKALDKVEKIERYRISSIEPNLLTDDIIEFVAQSKRFMPHFHIPLQSGCDKILKLMKRKYDTQLFKEKVEKVKSVMPNAFIGVDVITGVRGESDEDFDTTYQFLNSLDVSQLHVFTYSERPNTQALKIEEVVPVHVRKERSKQLHELSEIKTNAFYKKHIGFETEVLFEKAEHEGYMTGYTPNYLKSEIKYDSALVNQIVKVKLKHLVLNDMAMSVELIKP; encoded by the coding sequence ATGATTGACCAATCGGTTTTCAAAAACAGAAAAGTAGCATTTCATACATTTGGATGTAAGTTAAATTTTAGCGAAACATCAACCGTAGCAGCAACCATGATGGAGGCTGGTTTTTCAAAAGTTTCTTTTAATGAAAAAGCAGATGTGTATGTTTTTAATACTTGTTCGGTAACCGAATTAGCCGATAAGAAGTGTAAGCAGGTTATTCGAAAGGCTATTAAGCAAAATCCTGAAGCTTTTATTGTAGTAACGGGCTGTTTTGCCCAGCTAAAACCCGATGATGTTGCACATATTGAAGGTGTAGACCTTGTTTTAGGTTCTGATGAGAAATTTGATATTCTGCAATATATGCATGACGGTAACAAGCATCAGACTACCGAAGTTTTTGCAGGTAATATTGGAAAAAATAAGAAGTTTCAACCGTCCTTTTCGTTTGGTGATCGCACACGGTGTTTTCTTAAAGTGCAGGATGGATGCGATTATTTCTGTTCATACTGTACAATTCCTCTAGCGCGAGGTCGAAGTCGTAGTGATACGGTTGTTAATACAGTTCAGCAAGCAAAAAAAGCTGCCGAGTCAGGTGCTAAAGAAATTATATTGACGGGGGTTAATATTGGCGATTTCGGTAAAGGAAACGACGAGACTTTTTTCGATTTGGTTAAGGCCTTAGATAAAGTTGAAAAGATTGAGCGTTACCGTATTTCTTCTATTGAGCCAAATCTTTTGACAGATGATATTATCGAATTTGTTGCTCAATCAAAACGATTTATGCCTCATTTTCATATTCCACTTCAATCGGGTTGTGATAAAATATTAAAGCTGATGAAGCGAAAATATGATACGCAACTTTTTAAAGAAAAGGTGGAGAAAGTGAAATCGGTTATGCCTAATGCTTTTATTGGTGTTGATGTTATTACGGGTGTTAGAGGAGAGTCGGATGAGGATTTTGATACTACTTATCAGTTTTTAAATAGTTTGGATGTTTCACAATTGCATGTGTTTACTTACTCTGAACGACCCAATACACAGGCTTTGAAGATAGAGGAAGTTGTTCCTGTTCATGTGCGTAAGGAGCGAAGTAAACAGCTTCATGAATTATCTGAAATTAAGACAAATGCTTTTTACAAAAAACATATTGGTTTCGAAACCGAAGTGTTATTTGAAAAAGCCGAGCACGAAGGTTATATGACAGGGTATACGCCTAATTACTTGAAATCTGAAATAAAATATGATTCAGCCTTAGTTAACCAAATTGTAAAAGTTAAATTAAAACATTTGGTTTTGAATGATATGGCTATGAGTGTTGAATTAATCAAACCATAA
- a CDS encoding inositol monophosphatase family protein has translation MNYKSICESVCDIARSTGLFIKEERQKANLNIEVKGSNDFVTHIDKASERRIIDGLKKVLPEAGFIAEEGTEDVRGEKFNWIIDPIDGTTNFIHGLSPFAISIALMEDDKIVIGCVYEVGLDECFYSWNGGEAYLNDAVIEVSKAKTVADSLVATGFPYSNFSRMEGFKQSLDYFMKNSHGLRRLGSAATDLVYVACGRFESFYEYDLKPWDVAAGAFIVQQAGGKVCDFSKGDNYIFGREIIASNAATHDEFTDAVCNLMVE, from the coding sequence ATGAATTATAAATCGATTTGTGAATCAGTTTGCGACATTGCTCGTTCAACCGGTTTGTTCATTAAAGAAGAAAGGCAAAAAGCCAATTTAAATATTGAAGTTAAAGGAAGTAACGATTTTGTTACTCATATAGATAAAGCTTCGGAAAGAAGAATCATTGACGGATTAAAAAAAGTGCTTCCAGAGGCTGGCTTTATTGCTGAAGAAGGAACAGAAGATGTTCGTGGAGAAAAATTCAACTGGATTATCGATCCTATCGATGGTACCACCAATTTTATCCATGGTTTGTCGCCTTTTGCCATCAGCATTGCTTTGATGGAAGATGATAAGATCGTTATTGGTTGTGTATATGAAGTGGGATTAGACGAGTGTTTTTATTCCTGGAACGGAGGAGAGGCATATCTTAATGATGCTGTTATAGAAGTTTCTAAAGCAAAAACAGTAGCAGATAGTTTGGTTGCGACAGGTTTTCCGTATTCTAATTTCAGCAGAATGGAAGGCTTTAAGCAGTCGTTAGATTATTTTATGAAGAATTCTCATGGACTTCGCCGTTTAGGCTCTGCAGCCACTGATTTGGTTTATGTTGCTTGTGGGCGCTTTGAATCGTTCTATGAGTATGATCTAAAACCTTGGGATGTTGCGGCAGGAGCTTTTATTGTGCAACAAGCAGGAGGTAAGGTGTGCGATTTCTCCAAAGGAGATAATTATATTTTTGGTCGCGAAATTATAGCAAGTAATGCAGCAACTCATGATGAGTTTACTGATGCTGTATGTAATTTGATGGTAGAATAA
- a CDS encoding lysophospholipid acyltransferase family protein, with protein MKAFFTNILIGLLWLGSLLPMRVMYVFADLYYILIRLVGYRRKVIDENLKYSFPEKTDKERKVIRNRFYRHFCDLFMETTKLQTMSEAEMKRRVKFNNLEYLEKAYLEDKDVVAVLAHYNNWEWIPSINLHCKCLGCDVYRPLKNKRFDAYMLQLRGRWGNKNFTMKATLKEVVKLKRSNQRFVLGLIADQSPGRPEIQYWREFLNQNSAVLTGPEKIARLTKSSVVYLDMKKVKRGYYEVDIVPMVENSVESKEHEITDKYIQHLEKSIKENPEFWLWSHRRWKYSENRVLAKK; from the coding sequence ATGAAGGCTTTTTTTACTAATATATTAATAGGTTTGCTTTGGTTGGGTAGTTTATTGCCAATGCGTGTTATGTATGTTTTTGCAGATCTATATTATATATTAATTCGTTTGGTAGGATATCGTCGTAAGGTTATAGATGAAAATCTAAAATATTCATTCCCTGAAAAAACAGATAAAGAACGTAAAGTAATTCGAAATAGGTTTTATCGCCATTTTTGCGATCTTTTTATGGAGACAACAAAGCTTCAAACTATGTCAGAAGCAGAAATGAAGAGAAGGGTTAAATTTAATAATCTCGAGTATTTAGAAAAAGCATATCTGGAAGATAAAGATGTAGTGGCTGTTTTAGCTCATTATAACAATTGGGAATGGATTCCAAGTATAAATCTGCATTGCAAATGCTTGGGTTGTGATGTGTATCGACCACTAAAAAATAAACGTTTCGATGCTTATATGTTGCAATTAAGAGGACGATGGGGCAATAAGAACTTTACAATGAAAGCAACCTTAAAAGAGGTTGTTAAATTGAAGCGCAGTAATCAGCGTTTTGTATTAGGCTTAATTGCTGATCAAAGTCCTGGTAGACCAGAAATTCAATATTGGCGAGAATTTTTAAACCAGAATTCAGCCGTTTTAACCGGACCTGAGAAAATTGCTAGATTAACAAAATCTTCGGTAGTGTATTTAGATATGAAAAAGGTGAAGCGTGGTTACTATGAGGTTGATATTGTTCCGATGGTTGAAAATAGTGTTGAAAGCAAAGAACACGAAATTACCGATAAGTATATACAACATTTAGAGAAATCTATAAAGGAGAATCCTGAATTCTGGTTGTGGTCACACAGAAGATGGAAGTATTCCGAAAACAGAGTACTTGCTAAAAAATAA